From Proteus vulgaris:
GCCAGAAACTGGTACTATCATGCTATTTACAGCAATGAATGGCAGTGAAATGCCAGGCATTGTAAAAAATGTCACTGAAGATTCTGTTACGGTTGATTTTAATCACCCATTAGCGTCAGAAGAAGTGACATTTGATATTGAAGTTGTCAGCATCAATCCTGAGGAGGAAACAACACATGCAAATACTGCTGGCTAACCCACGAGGCTTTTGTGCGGGTGTTGACCGAGCTATCAGCATTGTTGACCGCGCTCTGGAAATCTATGGCGCACCTATTTATGTTCGTCACGAAGTGGTTCATAACCGTTATGTAGTTAACGACTTACGCGAACGTGGCGCTATCTTTATTGAAGAAATTTCAGAAGTACCCGATAACGCGATTTTAATTTTTTCGGCTCATGGTGTTTCTCAAGCTATTCGTCAAGAAGCTCGTTCACGTAATTTAACGATGCTTTATGATGCGACTTGCCCATTAGTGACTAAAGTTCATATGGAAGTGGCTAGAGCTAGCCGTAAAGGCAAAGAGGCGATTCTAATCGGTCATGCAGGACATCCTGAAGTTGAAGGTACAATGGGGCAATACAACAACCCTGAAGGGGGAATGTATTTAGTTGAGTCACCTGCGGATGTCTGGAAACTAAAAGTCAAAGATGAAGACAATCTTTGCTTTATGACTCAAACAACACTTTCTGTTGATGATACATCTGAAGTTATTGATGCTTTAAATGCACGTTTTCCCAAAATTATTGGCCCCCGTAAAGACGATATTTGTTATGCAACAACCAATCGCCAAGAAGCAGCGAGAGAGCTTGCTGAAAAAGCAGATGTTGTTTTTGTTGTTGGCTCTAAGAATTCATCAAATTCAAACCGCTTAGCAGAATTGGCACAGCGTGCAGGAAAACCTTCTTATCTTATCGATAGCTTTGAAGATATTGATGAGTCATGGGTGACTAATGTCAATATTGTCGGAGTGACTGCAGGCGCTTCAGCCCCTGATATTTTAGTACAGCAGGTGTTAGAGCGTCTAAAAAGCTTTGGTGCTGATGAAGTGATCGAACTATCTGGGCGTGAAGAAAATATTGTTTTTGAAGTGCCAAAAGAACTTCGACTTGATTATAAAGTTATCGAATAAGGCATCTAGAAAGCGTGATTTTTAAAAGCAGAGTTTAAATCTCTGCTTTTTTTATACCTAAAGTTAAATGAATAATCATGCTGTTCATCTCTTTTACTGATAATTAGCTCTGTTTGGTGTGTTTTTCTTATCTAGAACGTTAAATGCTGGCATCAAACGGATGACATCGCTAATCTGTAAACAATAAATAGAGATCATAAGCATTGTTAAGGAGAAATTTAGTTATGTCTGCAAAAGAACTTCGTCTTGCTGTTGTTGGTGCGGGTGGACGCATGGGACGCCAATTAATTCAGGCAATTTCTCAACAAGAAGGAACTGTGCTAGGTGCTGCTTTTGAACGTACAAATTCTTCATTAATTGGCTCAGATGCGGGTGAGTTAGCTGGTATTGGTCATATCGGTGTCATAGTAACTGATAACTTATTAGCACAAGCTAATGCATTTGATGTATTAATTGATTTTACACGCCCAGAAGGCACGCTTTCACATATTGAATTTTGTGTAGAACAACAAAAAGGCATGATTATTGGTACGACAGGCTTTGATGATGAAGGCAAAAAAGCCATAGATGATGCAGCAAAAATCATCCCTATTGTGTTTGCAGCCAACTTTAGTGTTGGTGTTAATTTGGTGCTTAAGTTACTCGAAAAAGCCGCTAAAGTGATGGGATCTTACAGTGATATTGAAATTGTAGAGGCGCACCATCGTCATAAGGTTGATGCGCCATCAGGTACTGCATTAGCAATGGGGGAATCTATTGCAGATGCATTAGGTCGTGATCTTAAAAAGTGTGCTGTTTATGAGCGAGTAGGGCATACGGGAGAGCGTGACCCTCAAAGTATTGGTTTTGCTACTATTCGTGCAGGGGATATTGTGGGTGAACATACTGCGATTTTTGCCGACATTGGCGAGAGGGTAGAGATAAGCCACAAGGCTTCTAGTCGAATGACATTTGCAAATGGTGCAGTAAAGGCGGCTATTTGGCTAAGATCTAAAAAATCAGGTCTATATAACATGAAAGATGTGCTTTCTTTAGAAGAATTATGATAAGTTGTTATTTGTAATTATTTGAAAACTCATAATTATTTGTTTAATTATGGGTTTTTTTTATTTTATTTGTTGTATTTATTCTCTTTCCTCTTGTTTATATCATTTATCTCTTGTTTTTTCTGTTTTTTTTCTAGAAATGGACAGGATTCTGTTTTATTTCCTCTTGAAATCTAAATTTTAAATTATCTTGGTAAGCAAACGGTTAAATCTGTAAGATTTGTTATGTTAATTGTCACTTGGTTAATTAAATTGCTAATGATTGATGTTTTTTTAATTAAAAAGGTGTTTTTTCTAGACATCTGCCTATTCGATCTTTAGAATGCGCCCAATTTGCCAAAAATTTGCCCAATTTTATGTTTTTGGCATTGATTTAGAGTCTTAAATCTGAATTAATATGCATGAAATGTGATTTATTATTCTCTGGAGGGCGTTTTGATTAAATCAGCTATACTGGTTCTAGAAGATGGGACCGAATTCCACGGCAAGTCGATTGGCGCAGAAGGCGCCGCCATCGGTGAAGTCGTTTTTAATACTTCAATGACTGGTTATCAAGAAATACTAACCGACC
This genomic window contains:
- the ispH gene encoding 4-hydroxy-3-methylbut-2-enyl diphosphate reductase — its product is MQILLANPRGFCAGVDRAISIVDRALEIYGAPIYVRHEVVHNRYVVNDLRERGAIFIEEISEVPDNAILIFSAHGVSQAIRQEARSRNLTMLYDATCPLVTKVHMEVARASRKGKEAILIGHAGHPEVEGTMGQYNNPEGGMYLVESPADVWKLKVKDEDNLCFMTQTTLSVDDTSEVIDALNARFPKIIGPRKDDICYATTNRQEAARELAEKADVVFVVGSKNSSNSNRLAELAQRAGKPSYLIDSFEDIDESWVTNVNIVGVTAGASAPDILVQQVLERLKSFGADEVIELSGREENIVFEVPKELRLDYKVIE
- the dapB gene encoding 4-hydroxy-tetrahydrodipicolinate reductase, with amino-acid sequence MSAKELRLAVVGAGGRMGRQLIQAISQQEGTVLGAAFERTNSSLIGSDAGELAGIGHIGVIVTDNLLAQANAFDVLIDFTRPEGTLSHIEFCVEQQKGMIIGTTGFDDEGKKAIDDAAKIIPIVFAANFSVGVNLVLKLLEKAAKVMGSYSDIEIVEAHHRHKVDAPSGTALAMGESIADALGRDLKKCAVYERVGHTGERDPQSIGFATIRAGDIVGEHTAIFADIGERVEISHKASSRMTFANGAVKAAIWLRSKKSGLYNMKDVLSLEEL